CAGATACCGCCGCTGGGTGGCCCTGGCCTGCTGGCTTTTGGCCGTGCTGCTCTTTCTGTCGCAGGCGGCGTGGAACATCATGGCTGAACGCAGTGCTGCCCAGAGCCGCCTGCAGAGCGAGGCAGGCCGCGTGGCCAGCCGTTTCACCCATCTGCTGGGACTGTACGGTGAGCTCACCGCCGTTTCCACGGACGCGCTGGTGACGGGGCTCATGGAGGACCCGCGCCTGTATGCCGTGACCGTGCAGGTGGGGGACAGCCTTTTTTCCGGCCAGCGCCGCAACGCGCACTGGGAGGCGGTGCCCTGGGACGGCGAGATCACGGAGAACACCGTGCAGGGCATGAGCCCGCTGCGCCGGGAAGGACAGCCCGTGGGCACGGTGGAGGTCTATCTTGCCCGCCGTCTGGTGCAGGAAGGTTCGGACAGGGTCATGCAGCGCGAGATCTGGCGTTTCGTCATCAATACCCTGCTGCTCAGCGTCTTTCTGGCGGCCCTGTACTGGCACTGGGGCGATCTGGAGCGTTTGCGTTCCCTGGGGCGGCGGCTTTTGCGCAAGCGCGGAGAGCCGGGACGGCCGGAGGCCGGAAGCCGGGACGTGCGGCCCGGGGATGGCCCTGCCGGGGCAGGGGAGGTCCTGCCTGTGGATGCGGTCCGGGGCAGGCATTTCCAGCAGGCGAACCCCGCGAGCTGGCGCATGACCGCGGCCCTGTTCCGCCAGACCTTTGCCCATGCGCCCATGCTCATGATGCGCCTGTACGCGGAAGATGAGCTGGAAGGGCTGTGCCATCTGGGGCGGATGCTGGCTGCCGCGGCGCCCTGCCTGGGAGCCGCCCGCCTTGAGGACAGCGCCCGCGAGATGCTCGGCGCGCTGGAGGATCCCGGCTGCGAGGCCCGTGCCCTGGCCGTGGAGACCTGTGCCGCCGATCTTGAGGAAGTTTTGCGGGCCCTGAGCGGGGCCGCAGTGAAATAAGGAGAGACTATGGGCTTTTTTTCCGCAGTAAAAAAGTTTTTTGGTGGGAGCGCCGAGGAGGCGAAAGAAACGCAGGCCGCGGCAGTGGAGAAGGAAACGGCCGCAACGCCTGTGGCCCCGGAGGAGCCTGCCGCTGATACCGGGAGCGCTGCAGCGGAGCCGGAAAGCGCGCCGGAACCGGAGAGCGTCCCGGCGGCTGACGAAACCGTTGCCCCTGCGGAAGACATATCTGCGGACGAGGCCCCGGAGGACGGGGCCGCTCCCGTTGCCGGGGAAACCGGGCTGGCGGAGCCTGAGGCGGAAGCCGTGGTCGCTGCTGAACCCGTGGAAGTGACTGCCGCTGAATGCGATGCTGTTGCTGCCGAGGCCCCGGAGGAGAGCAAGACCGCCGAAGCTGTCGTGGCGGCGGCGCCTGCCGGCCAGCCTGCGGCGTCCGAGGCTCCGCTGGAAGCCGGGGTCACTACGGAGGAAGATGCGCCTGTGGCGGAAGCCGAGGGCCCGGCCTCTCTGGGCGAGTCTTCTGTGGAGGTCGAAAGCGAAGCGGCCGCCGAAGCAGAAGAAGCCCCGGCTGCTGTTGCGGAAGCGGAGATCTCGTCGGATGAGGTGCCCGCGACGGAAGCGGCTGGCGGACCTGTGGCGCCGGAAGAAACATCCGGTGATGCCGGTGCGGAAGCGGATGCGCAGGAGCGGGATGACGCCAGCGCGGACACGGCTGCCCCGGAAAACGCTGTTGCGGAAGCTGAAACTGTCGAAGTCTGCGAAGAGCCCGCCAGTGCCGTTGCGGCTCCCTCAGACACCGGGGAAGAAAGGCTTGCCGACATGGAAGAGGCCCGGCCTGAAACGGAAACTGCGGCGGTCGAGGCTGAGACCGTTGTGGAGGCTGGCCAGGAAGCGGAAGAAGGATCGCTGCCTGCGGAATCGACCGGGGCCGATACCGTCGATGCGGCTGAGGCTGCCGGTGACGATACGGTCGCCGCCAGCTCTGCGGAAGCCGGTGAAGCTGCGGATGAAGAAGAGGCCGAAGCCGGAACGGATGCCGCGGAAGATGAGGCGGTCCGCGACGAGGTCCGCGAAGGAGCGGAAGAAAATCACGAAGCGGCGGCGCCCCGTCGCAGCTGGTGGCAGCGCATTTTCGGCAGTGACGAAGATACGGCCCGGCCGGAAGCTGAGGCCCCGGCTGCCGAAGCTGAGGACACGCCTGCTGTGCCGGAGCAGGAGGTGGACGAGGACGTCCGCCCTGATGCTGCCGCCGCTGGAGCCCATGCGGACGAAAGCGTTGCAGCCGCCGAAAGCGCCGGGCAGGAACCTCCGCTCAAGGTGGACGAAGGCACGGAAACTGCCGCTGCCGCCTTGCCGGAACAGGATGGGCCCGCCGCTGCGACCGCGCCGGAACAGGGCGGATCCGTCTCCGTGGCCGATGCGGCCCTTGCCGCCACTGCCGTTGCCGCGGCGGCTGCCACGGCCGAGCGTCCCACGGCGCCCGCGCTGGAGACCTGCGGTCTGGACCCGGCGCTGGCCCAGTCCCTGATCCTGCGCCTGCGCGAGGCCGAACCGCGCCTCTCCGTCTGGCTGGGCATCGTGCTGGAAGGGGTGGAGGAAGCCGGGGACGAGCTCTGGAAGCGTCTGCGCTTCCTGCTGCGTTCGCTGGATGCGCCCGCCGCCGAAGTGGATGCCTTCGTGGATGACTTCCGCGGCTGGCTGGAGCGCATGGAATATGTGCAGCTGGACGAGTTCCGCTCCGAATTGCAGTACCGCCTGACCCTGGCCCTGGACATGGAGGACGAGGAGGACGAGCGCAGCCGCCTGTTCCTCAAGATCAGCGAAGGCCTGAGCCGTACCCGCGAGCAGTTCTCCCGCCGTCTGGACAGCCTGTTCAGCAGCCACGGCGAACTCGATGAAAGCTTCTGGGAAGAGCTGGAAGAGCTCTTCATCATGGCCGACCTGGGCTACGAACCGTCGCTGGAGCTGGTGGAGCGTCTGCGTGAACGGGCCCGCAAGGAGAATGTGACCCGCGTGGAAGACGTGCGCGGCCTGCTCATGGCCGAAGTGGACGAGATCTTCCGCCTGCCGCGTCGCATCAGCGCCGTGAACCCGCCCGAAGTGGTGCTCTTCATCGGCGTCAACGGTGTGGGCAAGACCACCACCATCGCCAAGCTGGCCCATCGTGCCCGCATGCAGGGCAAAAAGGTCATGATCGCCGCGGCCGACACCTTCCGCGCGGCGGCCATCGAACAGCTGCAGGTCTGGGCCGAGCGCGTGGGCGCGCTTTTCCATGCCCGTCCCGCCGGTTCCGATCCGGCCTCCGTGGCCTACGAGGCCATGGACCGCGCCCTGGCCGAAAAGGTGGACATCCTCTTTGTGGATACCGCCGGCCGCCTGCAGACCAAGGTCAACCTCATGGAAGAGCTGACCAAGATCCGCCAGGTGCTGGGCAAGAAACATGAAGGTGCGCCGCACCGCTGCGTCCTGGTCATCGACGCCACCACCGGCCAGAACGCCCTGTCGCAGGCCAAGCTCTTCAAGGAAGCCGCCGGCGTGGACGAACTCATCCTCACCAAGCTGGACGGTACGGCCAAGGGCGGCGTGGCCATTGCCGTGGCCATGCAGGAAAAGCTGCCCATCACCTATGTGGGCCTGGGCGAAAAGCTCGAGGATCTGCGGCCCTTCAACGGCGCCGACTACGCCCGCGCCCTGCTGGGCGACCTGGACCAGGGCAAATAGCGCTGCGGTTGTCATGAGAGGCATGAGGGGGGCTTTCCGTGAGGGGAAGCCCCCCTCTCGCGTTCCTTTATGGGGGGCAGGCGTGTGATGCATGCCCGTGAGGTCGATGGCACGACCGTCTTTTTTATGACAGGCGCCTTCGGGGCCCGGCAGGCAGGATCTTTTTTCTCCCGAGGCGGGAAGGGCAGCAGGAGCGCGAAAAAAAATCCCGCCCGCTGTGAAAAAAACTTGACGCATCGTCCCATTCCCGGTAGAAGGAACCTCGCCTTGAGCAACAAGGCTGTTCCCTGGACGGCAGGGAAGGGCAGATCGAGTCTGTCCTGATGCACCCAAAGCGGTCGCTCCGCGGCGGGTTTTGACATGTGCAGGCGTTACCAGATGCCGAGACAATGTCGAGCCGTTCCAGCCCACACAGCGGATCCCACCTGGCGATCAGGTGACCCCGGGCTGTAAAGGTAGGGGGGAATGTTCCCCCATTTGGTGACCCTGCGGGACCACCCTCGTCACTGCTTCCGTCAGTGACAGGCCTGGGCTGCGCCGGGAAGCATCACACGGATGATGCAGGCACGCTCAGGCGTCCGTACCTTCCGATATATCTGATCCTTTCAGATTCTGTGATGTGCGCTGCTTCAAGCGCTTCTCTTCCCCAAGTTGTTGCCCAGTCTCCCAACGGGTGAGGCCGACCTTCGGGCCCGTGGTTTTTTGGCCCGCGAAAAGCTGTTAAGAAACCTGCGCCGAACCCAACCGGCCAGGATTTTTCAAACGGAGTAGGCAACAATGACGACAGTTAGCAGTGATCGCATTCGGATCAAGCTCAAAGCCTACGATTACCGCATCCTGGACAAGGCTGTTGCGGAAATCGTGGATACGGCGCGCAATACCGGTGCCGGTGTGGCCGGGCCCATCCCGCTGCCCACCAATATTCACAAGTACACCATCCAGCGTTCCGTGCATGTGGACAAGAAGTCCCGTGAGCAGTTCGAAATGCGCATCCACAAGCGGCTTATGGACATCCTTGAACCCACGCAGCAGACCGTTGACGCCCTCGGCAAGCTTTCCCTGCCCGCTGGCGTGGACGTTGAAATCAAGCTCTAGTGAGAGGCAGTCATGGCTGAGAAAATGGGAATTTTGGGTCGTAAACTTGGTATGACCCGCATTTTTGCCGGTGACGGCGCCGCTGTGCCCGTCACGGTGATTCAGGCCGGGCCCTGCCCCGTCACCCAGGTGAAGACCGTTGAGACCGACGGTTACAACGCCCTGCAGATCGCGCTGACCGAAGACAAGGAAAAGCACGTCAGCAAGGCCATGAAGGGCCACTTCGCCAAGGCCGGCACCGGCCTGTACCGCGAACTGCGTGAGATCCGCCTGGAAAACGCCCCTGAAATGGAACCCGGTCAGGAACTGACCGTGGAAATGTTTGCTACCGGCGACGTGGTCAAAGTGACCGCCAAGAGCATCGGTAAGGGCTACCAGGGCCGTATGCGCCGTTGGAACTTCGCCGGTTCCAAGGATACGCACGGTTGCGAAAAAGTGCACCGTAACAACGGCTCCATCGGTAACAACACCTTCCCCGGCCACGTGTTCAAGGGCCGCAAGATGGCTGGCCATTGGGGCAACGAAACCGTGACGGAAATGGGCCTTGTGATCGTTGACGTTCGTCCCGCCGACAACGTCATCCTGGTCAAGGGTTCCGTGCCCGGCCCCAAGAACGGGCTGGTGCTGGTCCG
This is a stretch of genomic DNA from Desulfovibrio piger. It encodes these proteins:
- the ftsY gene encoding signal recognition particle-docking protein FtsY → MDEDVRPDAAAAGAHADESVAAAESAGQEPPLKVDEGTETAAAALPEQDGPAAATAPEQGGSVSVADAALAATAVAAAAATAERPTAPALETCGLDPALAQSLILRLREAEPRLSVWLGIVLEGVEEAGDELWKRLRFLLRSLDAPAAEVDAFVDDFRGWLERMEYVQLDEFRSELQYRLTLALDMEDEEDERSRLFLKISEGLSRTREQFSRRLDSLFSSHGELDESFWEELEELFIMADLGYEPSLELVERLRERARKENVTRVEDVRGLLMAEVDEIFRLPRRISAVNPPEVVLFIGVNGVGKTTTIAKLAHRARMQGKKVMIAAADTFRAAAIEQLQVWAERVGALFHARPAGSDPASVAYEAMDRALAEKVDILFVDTAGRLQTKVNLMEELTKIRQVLGKKHEGAPHRCVLVIDATTGQNALSQAKLFKEAAGVDELILTKLDGTAKGGVAIAVAMQEKLPITYVGLGEKLEDLRPFNGADYARALLGDLDQGK
- the rpsJ gene encoding 30S ribosomal protein S10, translated to MTTVSSDRIRIKLKAYDYRILDKAVAEIVDTARNTGAGVAGPIPLPTNIHKYTIQRSVHVDKKSREQFEMRIHKRLMDILEPTQQTVDALGKLSLPAGVDVEIKL
- the rplC gene encoding 50S ribosomal protein L3 translates to MAEKMGILGRKLGMTRIFAGDGAAVPVTVIQAGPCPVTQVKTVETDGYNALQIALTEDKEKHVSKAMKGHFAKAGTGLYRELREIRLENAPEMEPGQELTVEMFATGDVVKVTAKSIGKGYQGRMRRWNFAGSKDTHGCEKVHRNNGSIGNNTFPGHVFKGRKMAGHWGNETVTEMGLVIVDVRPADNVILVKGSVPGPKNGLVLVRKQ